In Actinomadura citrea, a single window of DNA contains:
- a CDS encoding PLP-dependent aminotransferase family protein gives MAIEWAGSTPELLLALDRDATGTLRSQLETALRDAICTGRLKAGERLPSSRELARQLGVSRGLVQECYGQLNAEGYLCARTGSATRVASVRAVDDEPAPGAPPDASRLRVDFAAGVPDLASFPRGDWSWAQREVARTVRNEALGYGDPRGSEVLRGVLAGHLRRVRAAVAEADDIVVCGGFAQGLGIVLHVLARRGVRRVAFEDPGYGDGATMAAADRAGIEAVPVPVDDLGLDVDALDASGARAVVVTPAHQWPTGVVLAPERRRALADWACERDGVVVEDDYDAEFRYDREPVGSVQGLAPGRVLGLGTVSKSLAPGVRLGWILCPPALTRAVAEEKRLADRGSPVLDQLALAALIESGRYGRHLRRMRPLYAGRRAALVAALAEHAPAVRLTGLAAGFHAVAHLPGGTDERRVVAEARRRSVGLYGMSTYRASGAAEPPRLVLGFGDLTETAIRDGIGKVADLLRS, from the coding sequence GCTCCCAGCTGGAGACCGCGCTGCGCGACGCGATCTGCACCGGACGGCTGAAGGCGGGGGAGCGGCTGCCGTCGTCCCGCGAGCTGGCCCGCCAGCTCGGCGTCTCCCGCGGTCTCGTCCAGGAGTGCTACGGCCAGCTCAACGCCGAGGGATACCTGTGCGCGCGGACGGGGTCGGCCACCCGCGTGGCATCCGTCCGCGCGGTCGACGACGAACCGGCGCCCGGCGCGCCGCCGGACGCCTCCCGGCTCCGCGTCGACTTCGCCGCGGGCGTGCCCGACCTGGCGTCCTTCCCGCGCGGCGACTGGTCGTGGGCGCAGCGGGAGGTCGCCCGGACGGTGCGGAACGAGGCGCTCGGCTACGGCGACCCGCGCGGCAGCGAGGTCCTGCGGGGCGTCCTCGCCGGTCATCTGCGGCGGGTGCGAGCGGCGGTCGCCGAGGCCGACGACATCGTCGTCTGCGGCGGCTTCGCCCAGGGGCTCGGCATCGTCCTGCACGTCCTGGCCCGCCGGGGCGTCCGCCGCGTGGCGTTCGAGGACCCCGGCTACGGCGACGGCGCGACCATGGCCGCCGCGGATCGCGCCGGGATCGAGGCGGTGCCCGTCCCGGTGGACGACCTCGGGCTGGACGTGGACGCGCTGGACGCGAGCGGCGCCCGCGCGGTCGTCGTCACCCCGGCGCACCAGTGGCCGACCGGCGTCGTGCTGGCCCCCGAGCGGCGCCGCGCCCTCGCCGACTGGGCGTGCGAGCGGGACGGGGTCGTCGTCGAGGACGACTACGACGCCGAGTTCCGCTACGACCGGGAGCCCGTGGGGTCGGTGCAGGGGCTCGCGCCCGGCCGCGTCCTCGGCCTCGGGACGGTCAGCAAGTCGCTGGCCCCGGGCGTCCGGCTCGGCTGGATCCTGTGCCCGCCCGCGCTGACCCGGGCGGTGGCGGAGGAGAAGCGGCTCGCCGACCGCGGCTCGCCCGTGCTCGACCAGCTCGCGCTCGCCGCGCTCATCGAGTCCGGCCGCTACGGGCGGCACCTGCGCCGGATGCGCCCCCTCTACGCCGGGCGCCGCGCGGCGCTCGTCGCGGCCCTCGCCGAGCACGCGCCCGCCGTCCGGCTGACCGGGCTGGCCGCGGGTTTCCACGCCGTCGCGCACCTCCCCGGCGGGACGGACGAGCGGCGCGTCGTCGCCGAGGCGCGCAGGCGGTCGGTCGGCCTGTACGGGATGAGCACCTACCGGGCGTCCGGCGCGGCCGAGCCGCCGCGTCTCGTCCTCGGCTTCGGCGACCTCACCGAGACCGCGATCCGGGACGGGATCGGGAAGGTGGCCGACCTCCTCAGATCTTGA